TCGTTGGCGTCGCCAACCAAAGCATCGTATTTCTCAGCAGGGGAAAGGTTATTGATTTTGCTGGCATTGCCGCTGGCAAGAATCGTAGCCGCCGGGGTAGTACGGACGTAATCGTAATTCTTTTTCCAATCCGAATCTTCTGGGAAATTAGGGTCAGCATAACGGGCGCCGAGAATCCCTTTGTAAATTCCCCAATAATCGTCTGACCAAGGTGATTCGGCGAGTGTGGCTTTTTTCAGACCAGCGGTTTCCATCTCACTGAGTTTGTTGTAGGTCAGTGCATCGACTAAGTTGACGGGTTTGTCGTTGGAGGCAATCGCTGCACGGGTGGAAACACCGCCCGGTTCGCCCGCAGACGGTTGCAGGATGTCCATGCGTTGCTCATCACGCGCTGCAATGTAGTCTTGGTTCTCAATAGCTGTGCGCGAAAACAGGGTCGCGCCGGTAACGGGATTGCCTGCGGCATCGGTTTTCGGCGGTTGGCGGTTCATAAAGGCTTTGGGATCTTGCGCAAAAGCCGCGAGGTCAGCATTGATTTGCTGTTCAATGGTGGTCGGCATACTTATATCTCCTTGTCCGCTTGGCGGGTTGCCCGATGTTATTGAGCTTTGATTATAGACCTGAACGCGGGTTTAAGGCAGAAATTCCCACTGGTCGAAGTAAGCAGCCTGCCCCGCGTAATTGCCTTGTGCATCCCGCACGTTCCACACAATGGCTTGGCGAATCAAAAAACGCCGTCCGCTGCTGGAAATACGTACCCCCGCGTAATTGTCGATGTAACCTTGGCGGGCAACCGTTTGCAGCAAGTGTTCGCGCTCTTCGCGTACTAACGCTTCAGCAGAGTAGCGCGAGGGCAATTGGGTGAGCGTTTCCCAATCTATTTCAAATACTTCCAGTGCTTTCTGATTGCCGTAAGTGAAGAGTGGGTCAGTATTGGTATTGTGCGAGAGCAATACAAACGGTGCAGCGTCGAGCGCGTGCGCGGTGCTTTCACCTTGCCAACTAAGATCGGCAAGGTCACGCCCAACGTAATGGCGGAAGCTGGAATGCAGCAGGTGCAAATGCGCGGTGAGTTGGGCGGTATCCATCATACGCTTGCCAGATTGCCTTTGGTTTCGAGCCACTGCTTGCGATCGCCAGCGCGTTTTTTTGCCAGCAACATATCCATCATCAGATCGGCTGCGTCGGTGTCGTCGAGGCTGAGTTTCACCAAACGGCGGGTGTCGGGGGCAATGGTGGTTTCGCGCAATTGCAGTGGGTTCATTTCACCCAAACCTTTGAAGCGGGTGACGGCGACTGTGCCGCGTTTCTTCTCGGCAGCGATAATGTCGAGACGTGTCTGTTTTTCGGCTTCATCCAGCGCGTAATAAACTTCCTTACCAATGTCGATGCGGTACAGCGGCGGCATCGCCACAAACACATGACCCGCTTGCACTAAGGGGCGGAAGTGTTTGACAAATAAGGCACAAAGCAGCGTGGCAATGTGCGCCCCGTCCGAATCTGCATCGGCGAGAATGCACACTTTACCGTAGCGCAATTGGCTCAAATCGACATTGCCGGGTTCAACGCCGATGGCGACGGAAATGTCGTGTACCTCTTGCGAACCCAGCACTTGTTCGGAATCGACTTCCCACGTATTCAGGATTTTACCGCGCAACGGCATGATGGCTTGGAATTCACGGTCACGGGCTTGCTTGGCGGAACCACCTGCGGAATCCCCTTCCACCAGAAACAACTCGGTGCGGGTGGTGTCTTGCGAGGAACAGTCCGCGAGTTTGCCGGGGAGGGCGGGGCCTGCGGTGACGCGCTTGCGGATGACTTTTTTGCTGGCTTTCTGGCGTTTGGTGGCGTTATTGATCGCCAGTTGCGCGAGTTGTTCGCCGATCACGGTGTTGTTGTTGAGGTAGAGGCTGAAAGCGTCTTTGATTGCACCGCTGATGAAACTCGCGGCTTCGCGGGAGGACAGGCGTTCTTTGGTTTGCCCGGCGAATTGCGGGTCTTGCATCTTGAACGACAGCACGAAGGCGATGTTTTCCCACACGTCATCGGGGGTGAGTTTCATGCCGCGTGGCAATAGGTTGCGGAATTCGCAGTATTCGCGCAATGCGTCGGTGACACCCGTGCGCAAGCCATTGACGTGTGTGCCGCCTTGCACGGTCGGAATCAGGTTGACGTAGCTTTCTTGGATGGCAGTGCCACCTTCGGGTAGCCACAGCAATGCCCAGTCGAGCGTTTCACGCGGCGCGGTGAGTGAGCCTGTGAACGGGTCTTCGGGCAGGGTGATGAATTCGCTGATGGCTTCGTTGAGGTAATCGCGCAAACCGCTTTGGTAATACCATTCGGTCACTTCCGGTTCGGGTGCGCCTGCGCTGAGCGAAGCCGAAGCGTCGGTGAAACGGATGCGTAAGCCGGGGCAGAGTACCGCTTTTGCCCGTAAATTGTGCTTGAGGGCTTTAACGCCGAATTTTACGGTGTCGAAGTATTTGCCATCTGGCCAGAAATGCACGGTCGTGCCGGTTTCGCGTTTGCCTGCTTTGCCGATGACTTCGAGTTCGCTGGCTTTGTTGCCGTCAGCAAACGTCATGCGGTAAAGCTGGCTGTTGCGCTTGATGGTGACTTCGAGTTTGCGCGACAGGGCATTGACCACGGATACGCCTACGCCGTGCAAGCCGCCGGAGAATTGGTAGTTTTGGTCGGAAAACTTGCCGCCCGCGTGCAGGGTGCAGAGGATGACTTCGATCCCCGGTTTGCCTTGTTCGGGGTGGATGTCTACCGGCATTCCGCGCCCGTTGTCGGTGACGGAAACCGAGCCATCGGCGTGCAGGGTTACGTCGATTTGGTTGGCGTGTCCGGCGAGGGCTTCGTCTACGCTATTGTCGATGACTTCTTGCGCCAGATGGTTGGGGCGCGTGGTGTCGGTGTACATGCCGGGGCGTTTACGCACGGGGTCGAGTCCGGTGAGGACTTCGATGGAAGAGGCGTCGTAGGTGTTGTTGGTCATTGGTTTTCTTAGTTTCTGTTAAGGTTTAACGCGAAATTAAACGCCGAGTTTATAGAGTACCAGCGAAAGTGTGGTTTGTTTGGACTGCCTCACTCCGAACTATCCCCCCATCCCCAGCCCTTCCCCCGCAAGGGGGGCAGGGAGCAAGAGACAATGCGTTCCAGTCGTCAATGTCTGTCGTTGGAGCAAAAAGATTACCGACAATTTGCCCTTTTCCTGCAATACGTGTTGAGGGTTGGCGTTTGGTACTGCGTTGTGAGTGAGGTATCTGCATGATTTTACCTAATAATATAGTGTACAACTGATAGCTATTATCCATGATAGCTATTATCCAATAGTCGCTGCGCTGAGAGCTTGCCAGTTTTTGTTTTCTACCCAGACGAAGCGGCAACGTCCGTTGCTACGCCTTGCCCAGAGTTCACCGATTTGGCGTTTTTCCTTGTCATGTTCGGCTATGTGTTTGCCTTTGTATTCAACGGCTAGTGTTATACCGTTTTTCAGGCGTACCAGAAAGTCGGGGTAGTAACGGTCTTTGGCAGTTTGTAGCCAAAAGGCGTTGGGTTTTTTGGGTACATTGCGCACCCACCAGTCGATATTGTCGAGTTGGTCAATGCGTTGGGCGCATTCAAATTCTTCGCCGTGTGGCTGCAAATCTCCGACGGGGGTGAAAAAATGGTGCTTGAAATGGATGAATCCGTCGTAGCGGGTATTGTAGGCATAGCTGCCTTGCTTGAG
The DNA window shown above is from Candidatus Thiothrix sulfatifontis and carries:
- a CDS encoding MEKHLA domain-containing protein, which gives rise to MMDTAQLTAHLHLLHSSFRHYVGRDLADLSWQGESTAHALDAAPFVLLSHNTNTDPLFTYGNQKALEVFEIDWETLTQLPSRYSAEALVREEREHLLQTVARQGYIDNYAGVRISSSGRRFLIRQAIVWNVRDAQGNYAGQAAYFDQWEFLP
- the parE gene encoding DNA topoisomerase IV subunit B — encoded protein: MTNNTYDASSIEVLTGLDPVRKRPGMYTDTTRPNHLAQEVIDNSVDEALAGHANQIDVTLHADGSVSVTDNGRGMPVDIHPEQGKPGIEVILCTLHAGGKFSDQNYQFSGGLHGVGVSVVNALSRKLEVTIKRNSQLYRMTFADGNKASELEVIGKAGKRETGTTVHFWPDGKYFDTVKFGVKALKHNLRAKAVLCPGLRIRFTDASASLSAGAPEPEVTEWYYQSGLRDYLNEAISEFITLPEDPFTGSLTAPRETLDWALLWLPEGGTAIQESYVNLIPTVQGGTHVNGLRTGVTDALREYCEFRNLLPRGMKLTPDDVWENIAFVLSFKMQDPQFAGQTKERLSSREAASFISGAIKDAFSLYLNNNTVIGEQLAQLAINNATKRQKASKKVIRKRVTAGPALPGKLADCSSQDTTRTELFLVEGDSAGGSAKQARDREFQAIMPLRGKILNTWEVDSEQVLGSQEVHDISVAIGVEPGNVDLSQLRYGKVCILADADSDGAHIATLLCALFVKHFRPLVQAGHVFVAMPPLYRIDIGKEVYYALDEAEKQTRLDIIAAEKKRGTVAVTRFKGLGEMNPLQLRETTIAPDTRRLVKLSLDDTDAADLMMDMLLAKKRAGDRKQWLETKGNLASV